From one Rhodamnia argentea isolate NSW1041297 chromosome 1, ASM2092103v1, whole genome shotgun sequence genomic stretch:
- the LOC115738827 gene encoding inactive TPR repeat-containing thioredoxin TTL3 yields the protein MVDASPERRSGCGLLNVVFGRSTFWLRRSTSTGSIPTPNSGSNNIAKTPSTPNSQRRRGGSDETAFLDACNNGSEGRPRPVSRPSPKAQGRHPQSQIQPGNRVPGRATANVLADQGHVNQGRRVPKEAIGISGELESMIADHQKSKGSNTLVRASSSNVMLFGNLGNLRQPGTSNASPNDNMFTYLPRPTAREESSAPTGRHAATRNSSEEPPASLCRAISTRMDPETLKILGNEDYKNGRFAEALALYDTAISIDPNKASYRSNKSAALTALGRLLEAVIDCREAIRIEPHYHRAHNRAATLYLRLGEAEKAMYHYKHAGPEADPEVIAKARAVQTHLNKCTEAQKLRDWNNLIKESGRAISAGADSAPQIFALQAEAFLKLNQHQEADEVLINGPNFEVDACTKFLGPIGSSYFLMIRAQVDMAAGRFDDALEAAQRAARLDSNNKEANMVMMRARAVAAARSRGNELFKASRFPEACSAYAGGLEHDPCNSVLLCNRAACWSKLGQLEKAIEDCAAALNVRPSYSKARLRRADCHAKLGNWEASIRDYEVLNRETPDDEEVSRALSEARSQLNKQHGDAD from the exons ATGGTAGATGCGTCTCCGGAGAGAAGATCGGGCTGCGGCTTGCTTAATGTGGTCTTTGGGCGAAGCACGTTCTGGCTCAGGAGGAGCACGTCGACCGGATCGATCCCCACGCCGAACAGCGGCAGCAACAACATTGCCAAGACCCCCAGCACTCCCAATTCTCAAAGACGGCGAGGCGGCTCCGATGAGACCGCATTCCTCGACGCTTGTAACAATGGATCGGAAGGGCGTCCGAGACCCGTCTCGAGACCTTCCCCTAAGGCCCAGGGAAGGCATCCTCAAAGTCAAATCCAACCCGGAAATAGAGTTCCGGGCAGGGCCACCGCGAACGTGCTGGCCGACCAAGGTCATGTAAACCAAGGTAGGAGAGTCCCCAAGGAAGCCATTGGGATATCTGGCGAGCTGGAGAGCATGATAGCTGATCACCAGAAATCTAAAGGAAGTAACACGCTTGTCCGGGCCTCGTCAAGCAATGTCATGCTCTTCGGTAATCTGGGCAATTTGAGGCAACCTGGAACAAGTAATGCTAGCCCAAATGACAATATGTTCACCTATCTTCCGAGACCTACTGCTAGAGAAGAATCCTCGGCGCCTACCGGAAGACATGCGGCGACAAGAAACTCTAGCGAAGAGCCGCCAGCTTCCTTGTGCCGTGCCATTTCGACTAGAATGGACCCTGAGACTCTCAAGATCCTGGGCAACGAAGATTACAAGAACGGGAGATTCGCAGAAGCATTGGCTCTGTATGACACGGCGATCTCAATCGATCCGAATAAGGCTTCATACAGGAGCAACAAGAGCGCGGCTTTGACCGCATTGGGGAGGCTTCTTGAAGCCGTCATCGACTGTAGAGAAGCCATTCGAATCGAGCCTCATTATCACAGAGCTCATAATCGCGCGGCAACGCTATATCTCAG GCTAGGGGAGGCAGAAAAGGCAATGTATCACTACAAACATGCAGGACCAGAAGCCGATCCTGAGGTCATTGCTAAAGCTAGAGCTGTTCAAACCCATCTAAACAAATGCACAGAGGCTCAGAAGCTACGAGACTGGAACAACTTGATCAAAGAAAGCGGGCGAGCCATATCTGCAGGTGCCGATTCGGCTCCGCAG ATCTTCGCGTTGCAAGCGGAGGCATTCTTGAAGCTCAACCAGCATCAGGAGGCAGATGAAGTATTGATCAACGGTCCAAACTTTGAAGTCGATGCTTGCACGAAATTCCTCGGGCCCATCGGCAGCTCATATTTCCTGATGATCAGAGCTCAGGTTGACATGGCCGCAGGCAG ATTCGATGATGCCTTGGAGGCAGCTCAACGTGCGGCTCGACTTGATTCAAACAACAAGGAGGCGAACATGGTGATGATGAGGGCTCGAGCGGTAGCCGCGGCTCGATCAAGGGGCAACGAGCTGTTCAAGGCCTCGAGGTTCCCGGAAGCTTGTTCGGCGTATGCAGGGGGACTCGAGCACGACCCTTGCAACTCGGTATTATTGTGCAATCGAGCAGCTTGCTGGTCCAAGCTAGGCCAGCTCGAGAAAGCGATCGAGGATTGTGCAGCTGCTCTTAATGTACGGCCATCTTATAGCAAAGCTAGACTCAGAAGAGCCGATTGTCATGCCAAG CTAGGAAATTGGGAGGCTTCGATAAGAGACTATGAGGTTTTGAATAGAGAGACACCAGATGATGAAGAGGTGAGCCGTGCGCTATCAGAAGCCCGATCGCAACTCAACAAACAGCATGGCGATGCCGATTGA
- the LOC115738895 gene encoding uncharacterized protein LOC115738895 isoform X1 — MMSGDNFSGGSRGDCPALGDVTNRPVKRGFSLVSDDSGAKSQDRRGKCRIDGGGDAASVKQVCLGVENLVKGKCTTRHDGHGVKKGTIPFFKDKKARGSSPVHDKLSGASHSVFSAVVRSQETLNVSHSSPKVLGIEMNARSVLEVADASRDSCTSIVSTLSSQVGEKSSEGIKVRNEHADVVKEVYVDPIRESSAQGPITQVLSNCDEGLRIGKLASNSSGSIEWSRLPNSQGLKNFELIRCQTLEGNGCDNLCAEEDLLKSCSCSFCLKAAYMWSDLHYQDIKGRISAVSKSRKEANTLVQKTAMAKDVIHVSGNSNKSPNLEYVLTNQWRSLFLRMEDILVHEGRELQSSYCELKDMREKCKMDLDSTNRMPSNRH; from the exons ATGATGAGCGGGGACAATTTCTCCGGCGGCTCTCGGGGGGATTGCCCTGCTCTCGGTGATGTGACCAATCGGCCTGTGAAAAGGGGGTTTTCGCTCGTTTCCGATGATTCAGGAGCAAAATCTCAAGACAGGCGGGGTAAATGTAGAATAGACGGGGGAGGGGATGCGGCTTCTGTGAAGCAGGTGTGTTTGGGAGTTGAGAATTTGGTGAAGGGGAAATGCACTACCAGACATGATGGGCACGGTGTTAAGAAGGGTACTATTCCTTTTTTCAAGGACAAGAAGGCTCGTGGTTCATCCCCTGTGCATGACAAGCTCAGTGGTGCCAGCCATAGTGTGTTTTCTGCTGTTGTTAGATCCCAGGAAACATTAAATGTTTCGCACAGCAGTCCTAAGGTTTTGGGGATTGAAATGAATGCACGAAGTGTATTGGAAGTGGCTGATGCATCAAGGGATAGTTGTACGTCGATTGTCTCGACTTTGAGCAGTCAAGTGGGTGAGAAAAGCTCTGAGGGGATCAAGGTGCGCAACGAGCATGCAGATGTTGTAAAGGAAGTTTATGTCGATCCAATTAGAGAAAGCTCCGCACAAGGTCCCATTACTCAGGTACTTAGCAATTGTGACGAGGGCCTCAGAATTGGGAAATTAGCATCGAACAGTTCTGGCTCCATTGAGTGGTCAAGGTTGCCTAACTCACAGGGTCTCAAAAACTTTGAATTGATAAGATGCCAAACTTTGGAGGGAAATGGCTGTGACAATTTGTGTGCTGAAGAGGACCTGCTCAAAAGTTGTTCctgttctttttgtttgaaaG CTGCTTATATGTGGTCAGACCTTCACTACCAAGACATAAAGGGTCGAATATCTG CAGTGAGCAAGAGTCGAAAAGAAGCTAACACTTTGGTTCAGAAAACTGCTATGGCAAAGGATGTTATCCATGTTTCAGGAAACTCAAATAAGTCTCCAAATCTGGAATATGTTCTCACGAATCAATGGAGGTCACTCTTTCTTCGCATGGAGGACATACTAGTCCATGAAGGCCGTGAACTC CAAAGTAGTTATTGTGAGCTCAAAGATATGAGAGAAAAATGTAAGATGGATCTGGATTCGACGAACAGGATGCCTTCAAATAGACACTAG
- the LOC115738895 gene encoding uncharacterized protein LOC115738895 isoform X3, with the protein MMSGDNFSGGSRGDCPALGDVTNRPVKRGFSLVSDDSGAKSQDRRGKCRIDGGGDAASVKQVCLGVENLVKGKCTTRHDGHGVKKGTIPFFKDKKARGSSPVHDKLSGASHSVFSAVVRSQETLNVSHSSPKVLGIEMNARSVLEVADASRDSCTSIVSTLSSQVGEKSSEGIKVRNEHADVVKEVYVDPIRESSAQGPITQVLSNCDEGLRIGKLASNSSGSIEWSRLPNSQGLKNFELIRCQTLEGNGCDNLCAEEDLLKSCSCSFCLKAAYMWSDLHYQDIKGRISAVSKSRKEANTLVQKTAMAKDVIHVSGNSNKSPNLEYVLTNQWRSLFLRMEDILVHEGRELAKYFLPSPPLQ; encoded by the exons ATGATGAGCGGGGACAATTTCTCCGGCGGCTCTCGGGGGGATTGCCCTGCTCTCGGTGATGTGACCAATCGGCCTGTGAAAAGGGGGTTTTCGCTCGTTTCCGATGATTCAGGAGCAAAATCTCAAGACAGGCGGGGTAAATGTAGAATAGACGGGGGAGGGGATGCGGCTTCTGTGAAGCAGGTGTGTTTGGGAGTTGAGAATTTGGTGAAGGGGAAATGCACTACCAGACATGATGGGCACGGTGTTAAGAAGGGTACTATTCCTTTTTTCAAGGACAAGAAGGCTCGTGGTTCATCCCCTGTGCATGACAAGCTCAGTGGTGCCAGCCATAGTGTGTTTTCTGCTGTTGTTAGATCCCAGGAAACATTAAATGTTTCGCACAGCAGTCCTAAGGTTTTGGGGATTGAAATGAATGCACGAAGTGTATTGGAAGTGGCTGATGCATCAAGGGATAGTTGTACGTCGATTGTCTCGACTTTGAGCAGTCAAGTGGGTGAGAAAAGCTCTGAGGGGATCAAGGTGCGCAACGAGCATGCAGATGTTGTAAAGGAAGTTTATGTCGATCCAATTAGAGAAAGCTCCGCACAAGGTCCCATTACTCAGGTACTTAGCAATTGTGACGAGGGCCTCAGAATTGGGAAATTAGCATCGAACAGTTCTGGCTCCATTGAGTGGTCAAGGTTGCCTAACTCACAGGGTCTCAAAAACTTTGAATTGATAAGATGCCAAACTTTGGAGGGAAATGGCTGTGACAATTTGTGTGCTGAAGAGGACCTGCTCAAAAGTTGTTCctgttctttttgtttgaaaG CTGCTTATATGTGGTCAGACCTTCACTACCAAGACATAAAGGGTCGAATATCTG CAGTGAGCAAGAGTCGAAAAGAAGCTAACACTTTGGTTCAGAAAACTGCTATGGCAAAGGATGTTATCCATGTTTCAGGAAACTCAAATAAGTCTCCAAATCTGGAATATGTTCTCACGAATCAATGGAGGTCACTCTTTCTTCGCATGGAGGACATACTAGTCCATGAAGGCCGTGAACTC GCCAaatattttcttccttctcctccatTACAATAG
- the LOC115738895 gene encoding uncharacterized protein LOC115738895 isoform X2, whose translation MMSGDNFSGGSRGDCPALGDVTNRPVKRGFSLVSDDSGAKSQDRRGKCRIDGGGDAASVKQVCLGVENLVKGKCTTRHDGHGVKKGTIPFFKDKKARGSSPVHDKLSGASHSVFSAVVRSQETLNVSHSSPKVLGIEMNARSVLEVADASRDSCTSIVSTLSSQVGEKSSEGIKVRNEHADVVKEVYVDPIRESSAQGPITQVLSNCDEGLRIGKLASNSSGSIEWSRLPNSQGLKNFELIRCQTLEGNGCDNLCAEEDLLKSCSCSFCLKAAYMWSDLHYQDIKGRISVSKSRKEANTLVQKTAMAKDVIHVSGNSNKSPNLEYVLTNQWRSLFLRMEDILVHEGRELQSSYCELKDMREKCKMDLDSTNRMPSNRH comes from the exons ATGATGAGCGGGGACAATTTCTCCGGCGGCTCTCGGGGGGATTGCCCTGCTCTCGGTGATGTGACCAATCGGCCTGTGAAAAGGGGGTTTTCGCTCGTTTCCGATGATTCAGGAGCAAAATCTCAAGACAGGCGGGGTAAATGTAGAATAGACGGGGGAGGGGATGCGGCTTCTGTGAAGCAGGTGTGTTTGGGAGTTGAGAATTTGGTGAAGGGGAAATGCACTACCAGACATGATGGGCACGGTGTTAAGAAGGGTACTATTCCTTTTTTCAAGGACAAGAAGGCTCGTGGTTCATCCCCTGTGCATGACAAGCTCAGTGGTGCCAGCCATAGTGTGTTTTCTGCTGTTGTTAGATCCCAGGAAACATTAAATGTTTCGCACAGCAGTCCTAAGGTTTTGGGGATTGAAATGAATGCACGAAGTGTATTGGAAGTGGCTGATGCATCAAGGGATAGTTGTACGTCGATTGTCTCGACTTTGAGCAGTCAAGTGGGTGAGAAAAGCTCTGAGGGGATCAAGGTGCGCAACGAGCATGCAGATGTTGTAAAGGAAGTTTATGTCGATCCAATTAGAGAAAGCTCCGCACAAGGTCCCATTACTCAGGTACTTAGCAATTGTGACGAGGGCCTCAGAATTGGGAAATTAGCATCGAACAGTTCTGGCTCCATTGAGTGGTCAAGGTTGCCTAACTCACAGGGTCTCAAAAACTTTGAATTGATAAGATGCCAAACTTTGGAGGGAAATGGCTGTGACAATTTGTGTGCTGAAGAGGACCTGCTCAAAAGTTGTTCctgttctttttgtttgaaaG CTGCTTATATGTGGTCAGACCTTCACTACCAAGACATAAAGGGTCGAATATCTG TGAGCAAGAGTCGAAAAGAAGCTAACACTTTGGTTCAGAAAACTGCTATGGCAAAGGATGTTATCCATGTTTCAGGAAACTCAAATAAGTCTCCAAATCTGGAATATGTTCTCACGAATCAATGGAGGTCACTCTTTCTTCGCATGGAGGACATACTAGTCCATGAAGGCCGTGAACTC CAAAGTAGTTATTGTGAGCTCAAAGATATGAGAGAAAAATGTAAGATGGATCTGGATTCGACGAACAGGATGCCTTCAAATAGACACTAG